From a single Nostoc sp. MS1 genomic region:
- a CDS encoding glycosyltransferase family 4 protein, whose protein sequence is MKIAVIGAKGLPPKQGGIEHYCAEVYPRIVAQGHSVDLYARSSYTDTSWLGSYDFQGVRVVSLPGVDAKGADAFITSALGAIAATTERYDIVHFHALGPSLFTFLPRIANSAKIVVTCQGLDWQRAKWGSFSTRLIQGGEKAAVRFAHGIVVVSDALKSYFNQTYGRETVYIPNAPASYGESDPKFTYGRKLGLEQGRYMVFVGRIVPEKRPDLLIEAFSKLQPSGWKLVLAGGVSDTQSYTSQLLEKVANNPNIIFAGELRGSRLWEIVRGAGMFVLPSDLEGLPLAMLEAMQEGIPVVASDILPHQQLINGGMGTLFVAGDVDSLVSSLDWAIHHPQQIAIMAKNAQRNIQVNYSWEHITAENLRLYQTLLNSSQPIGTSQPQQISLARVGGKK, encoded by the coding sequence ATGAAAATTGCTGTAATTGGTGCTAAAGGTCTTCCTCCTAAACAGGGTGGCATTGAACATTACTGTGCAGAAGTCTATCCTCGGATAGTTGCACAAGGCCACAGCGTCGACCTATATGCGAGGTCTTCCTATACAGATACTTCTTGGCTAGGAAGTTACGACTTTCAAGGCGTGCGAGTAGTTTCCTTACCTGGGGTAGATGCCAAAGGTGCAGACGCATTCATCACATCTGCATTAGGAGCGATCGCTGCTACTACAGAGAGATATGATATTGTCCACTTCCATGCTCTTGGCCCCTCTCTATTCACCTTCCTACCCAGAATTGCCAACTCTGCGAAAATTGTCGTTACTTGTCAGGGTTTAGATTGGCAACGTGCCAAATGGGGTAGCTTCTCAACTCGCCTCATTCAAGGTGGTGAAAAGGCCGCAGTCCGGTTTGCACATGGGATCGTGGTTGTATCTGATGCTCTAAAAAGCTACTTTAATCAAACTTATGGACGGGAGACAGTTTATATTCCTAATGCTCCTGCTAGCTACGGTGAATCAGACCCCAAATTTACTTACGGTAGAAAACTTGGATTAGAACAGGGACGCTACATGGTATTCGTAGGACGCATAGTTCCAGAAAAGCGTCCCGATTTACTAATTGAAGCCTTCTCGAAATTACAACCATCTGGATGGAAATTAGTATTAGCTGGAGGTGTGAGCGATACCCAATCATATACCAGCCAATTATTAGAAAAAGTTGCCAATAACCCTAATATTATCTTTGCTGGGGAACTGCGCGGTTCTCGTTTATGGGAAATTGTGCGCGGTGCAGGAATGTTTGTTTTACCTTCTGATTTAGAAGGTTTACCATTAGCTATGTTGGAAGCGATGCAGGAAGGTATCCCAGTAGTAGCAAGTGATATTTTGCCACACCAACAATTGATTAATGGAGGTATGGGAACCCTATTTGTGGCAGGTGATGTAGACTCTCTAGTTAGTTCTTTAGACTGGGCAATTCATCACCCGCAACAAATAGCAATTATGGCGAAAAATGCCCAAAGAAACATTCAAGTAAATTACAGTTGGGAACACATAACTGCGGAAAATCTCAGGCTTTATCAAACACTTTTGAACTCATCTCAACCAATAGGCACATCGCAGCCGCAACAAATCAGTTTAGCTAGAGTAGGAGGTAAAAAATAA